Proteins co-encoded in one Alphaproteobacteria bacterium genomic window:
- the queG gene encoding tRNA epoxyqueuosine(34) reductase QueG, which translates to MRDTIIAWAKELGFDVVFFAKASLPAHHAQELDMFLQQERHGDMTWMQEHAARRRDPSQLWEAAKTAIILGHNYAPDYNPLDKLAEKNSGLISCYALNKDYHDVMKKRLKQLASTIATHYGEEVKIFVDTAPLMEKPLAAQTQLGWQGKHTCVVSREYGSWLFLGEILTTLEIPAETPHKDLCGNCSRCINICPTNAFDSPHRIDARKCISYLTIEHKGHIAPEFRKAMGNRIYGCDDCLAVCPWNKFAQASQEIAYQSKNDLPTADLAELLMLDDAAFRNRFSKSPVKRIKRDRFIRNVLIAAGNSGNKDLLPLIKILLTDDSPLVRAMAVWATAQLAPKKETLALAEKLLPNEPDIHVQNEWRNCYG; encoded by the coding sequence ATGCGTGATACCATCATCGCTTGGGCTAAAGAACTTGGCTTTGATGTCGTATTCTTCGCCAAAGCTTCTCTACCGGCACATCACGCACAAGAGCTTGATATGTTTTTGCAACAAGAACGCCACGGCGATATGACGTGGATGCAAGAACATGCAGCAAGAAGGCGCGACCCTTCACAGCTTTGGGAGGCCGCGAAAACTGCCATTATCCTCGGTCATAACTACGCCCCTGATTATAACCCACTCGATAAGCTTGCCGAAAAAAACAGCGGATTGATATCGTGCTACGCGTTGAATAAAGATTATCACGATGTAATGAAAAAGCGCCTAAAGCAACTCGCCAGCACCATAGCAACCCACTACGGCGAAGAAGTAAAAATTTTTGTGGATACTGCGCCACTAATGGAAAAGCCACTCGCCGCGCAAACCCAACTCGGGTGGCAGGGAAAACATACCTGCGTAGTATCACGCGAATACGGATCGTGGCTTTTTCTGGGTGAAATTCTCACCACTTTAGAAATCCCTGCAGAAACTCCACACAAAGACTTATGCGGCAATTGCTCACGCTGCATAAACATTTGCCCTACTAATGCCTTCGACTCCCCTCACCGCATTGATGCACGTAAATGCATTTCATATCTGACTATCGAGCATAAAGGCCACATTGCGCCCGAATTTCGTAAAGCCATGGGTAATCGCATATATGGCTGCGACGATTGCCTTGCTGTTTGTCCGTGGAATAAATTTGCGCAAGCCAGCCAAGAAATAGCTTATCAAAGCAAGAATGATCTTCCCACAGCCGATTTAGCAGAGCTGCTGATGTTAGATGATGCTGCATTTCGCAATCGTTTCAGCAAATCGCCTGTAAAACGCATAAAACGTGACAGATTCATTCGTAATGTACTTATCGCCGCAGGCAATAGCGGTAATAAAGATTTACTCCCCCTTATCAAAATCTTACTAACCGATGACTCCCCTCTGGTTCGGGCAATGGCCGTCTGGGCTACAGCGCAGCTTGCCCCCAAAAAGGAAACCCTTGCATTGGCAGAAAAATTATTGCCAAATGAGCCTGATATTCACGTCCAGAATGAATGGAGAAATTGTTATGGCTAA
- the grxC gene encoding glutaredoxin 3 gives MAKVEIYSTPVCPYCTRAKSLLKSKGQEYTEIDIAANPATRDEMMSKANGRRTVPQIFINNKHIGGFDDLHALDKKGELDALLAE, from the coding sequence ATGGCTAAAGTAGAAATTTATTCCACGCCGGTATGCCCCTATTGCACTCGCGCAAAATCCCTTCTTAAATCCAAAGGGCAGGAATATACCGAAATTGATATCGCCGCTAATCCAGCCACCCGCGACGAAATGATGTCCAAAGCCAATGGACGACGCACAGTGCCGCAAATATTCATTAATAACAAACACATTGGTGGTTTTGACGACTTGCATGCACTTGATAAAAAAGGCGAACTAGATGCACTGCTTGCCGAATAA
- the ggt gene encoding gamma-glutamyltransferase yields the protein MRLFLAATLIFVTLYNAPAYAVDDFINPEISSPVENIDAIEAARAKKYMISAANPLAAEAGAKILSEGGSAIDAAIATQMVLNVVEPQSSGIGGGGFMLYWDASTRKLHVYDGRETAPADAQETQFLDESGKPMPFMNAVRGGLSVGTPGLLKMLELAHRNHGHVEWTRLFSDAMRLSKDGFALSPRLHNMLLSLKHIRSFPESLTPYTHKDGSIKDVGEIITNKSLHDTLAILARKGIAPFYQGEIASAMVDAVQDTKVNPGHLSLADLKSYKALTRDPVCAPYREYRVCSMPPPSSGGVTVLQALMILERLEALDIRTVEPLSVDAVHAFAEASKLAYADRNRYLADPDFVDIPLKNMLNANYLASRAATIHAESAMPGASAGSFTQSAKAVHVPSITEPPSTTHISIIDMQGNAVALTSSIEQGFGSGMTVRGFLLNNQLTDFSFSPTLADGVTPHPNRVEPGKRPRSSMSPTMIFDKNDKLVMVLGSPGGARIIEYVLQTIIAVIDWNLDVQQAINLPHYLNMNDATELEASTAATALQKSLEARGHTVKITDTPSGIHAITRFNNELIGGADPRREGVAKGK from the coding sequence ATGCGTTTATTTTTAGCGGCAACACTGATTTTTGTCACACTCTATAATGCTCCGGCATATGCAGTGGACGACTTCATAAATCCAGAAATCAGTTCTCCCGTTGAAAACATCGATGCCATAGAAGCTGCCCGCGCTAAAAAATATATGATTAGCGCGGCAAATCCTCTTGCTGCTGAAGCAGGTGCAAAAATACTCAGCGAAGGCGGCAGTGCGATTGATGCCGCCATTGCCACACAAATGGTACTTAACGTCGTTGAACCGCAATCCTCTGGCATTGGCGGCGGTGGTTTTATGCTCTATTGGGATGCATCCACTCGCAAGCTGCATGTATATGATGGCCGGGAAACCGCCCCTGCCGATGCACAAGAAACGCAGTTTCTAGATGAATCCGGCAAGCCCATGCCGTTTATGAATGCAGTGCGCGGTGGGCTATCTGTAGGCACACCGGGCTTATTGAAGATGCTGGAACTTGCTCATCGCAACCACGGGCATGTAGAATGGACGAGATTATTTTCTGATGCGATGCGATTAAGTAAAGACGGATTCGCGCTCTCGCCCCGCCTGCACAATATGTTGCTCTCGCTGAAGCATATACGCTCTTTTCCCGAGTCGCTTACGCCATATACCCATAAAGATGGCTCCATAAAAGACGTTGGCGAGATAATCACCAATAAATCCCTTCATGACACTTTGGCAATATTGGCGCGCAAAGGCATTGCTCCATTTTATCAAGGTGAAATCGCAAGCGCGATGGTAGATGCAGTACAAGATACCAAAGTTAATCCCGGTCATTTGTCTTTGGCAGATTTAAAGTCGTATAAGGCGCTCACTCGCGATCCGGTATGCGCACCCTATCGCGAATACCGCGTATGCTCCATGCCGCCGCCCAGTTCTGGCGGCGTAACGGTGTTACAGGCATTAATGATTCTCGAACGGCTGGAAGCGCTGGACATCCGCACAGTAGAGCCGCTATCCGTTGATGCTGTTCACGCATTTGCTGAGGCTAGCAAGCTTGCCTATGCCGATCGCAACCGCTATTTGGCAGACCCAGATTTTGTAGATATTCCACTGAAAAATATGCTGAATGCGAACTATTTAGCCTCCCGTGCGGCCACCATACATGCAGAATCTGCAATGCCGGGTGCCTCCGCTGGCTCCTTTACTCAGTCTGCAAAAGCTGTGCATGTACCTTCTATAACGGAGCCCCCATCCACCACCCATATCAGTATTATTGATATGCAAGGAAATGCTGTCGCTTTGACATCCAGCATTGAACAAGGGTTTGGCTCTGGCATGACTGTGCGTGGCTTCTTACTAAATAATCAACTGACAGATTTCAGCTTTTCGCCCACATTGGCAGATGGTGTAACGCCACATCCCAATCGCGTAGAGCCAGGCAAGCGCCCCCGCAGCTCTATGTCGCCTACCATGATTTTTGATAAAAACGACAAACTCGTTATGGTACTTGGCTCTCCCGGCGGTGCGCGCATCATTGAATATGTGCTGCAAACTATTATTGCCGTAATCGATTGGAATTTGGATGTGCAGCAAGCGATCAACCTACCGCATTACCTGAATATGAACGATGCTACCGAACTAGAAGCCAGCACTGCGGCCACCGCCTTACAAAAATCTTTGGAAGCCCGTGGCCATACCGTAAAAATTACCGACACTCCCAGCGGAATACACGCCATTACGCGCTTTAACAACGAACTCATTGGCGGTGCAGATCCAAGACGCGAGGGCGTTGCCAAAGGAAAGTAA
- a CDS encoding COQ9 family protein, which produces MDIETLQHTILSSMLVHVPFDGWGKRAKDMALNDTNISEAEFLRAFPEGIPQVLEYFMQRLDDSMCEALGKLPLSTMKIHEKVEAAIMLRLAAAEPFREAMRKAVAYYAFPFHADQSIKRLYRTTDTIWRAIGDHPTDFSFYTKRLSLGAIYTSTLLFWLDDYSESHQETKAFLSRRLYDLFKFHMLKQKLRSPFSMRNA; this is translated from the coding sequence ATGGATATAGAAACGTTACAGCACACAATATTATCTTCCATGCTCGTTCATGTGCCATTTGATGGCTGGGGGAAGCGCGCAAAAGATATGGCGCTGAACGATACCAATATCAGTGAAGCCGAATTTTTACGCGCCTTTCCTGAAGGCATCCCTCAAGTGCTGGAATATTTTATGCAACGGCTTGATGATTCAATGTGCGAAGCATTAGGAAAATTGCCGCTTAGCACGATGAAAATACACGAAAAAGTTGAGGCGGCTATAATGCTACGTTTAGCTGCGGCAGAGCCTTTTCGCGAAGCCATGCGCAAGGCGGTTGCCTATTACGCGTTTCCTTTTCATGCCGACCAAAGCATTAAGCGCCTGTATCGCACCACCGACACTATTTGGCGCGCCATTGGTGACCACCCTACCGATTTCAGTTTTTACACAAAACGTTTGAGTCTGGGCGCAATTTACACCAGTACATTGCTTTTCTGGCTTGATGATTATTCTGAGAGCCATCAGGAAACCAAAGCATTCCTTAGCCGCCGCCTGTATGATTTATTTAAATTCCATATGCTAAAACAAAAACTTCGCTCACCATTTTCTATGCGCAATGCATAG